A stretch of the Acyrthosiphon pisum isolate AL4f chromosome A2, pea_aphid_22Mar2018_4r6ur, whole genome shotgun sequence genome encodes the following:
- the LOC100161761 gene encoding mushroom body large-type Kenyon cell-specific protein 1 isoform X1, whose amino-acid sequence MQLQRRTAVGCGPCPATAHDRQAVRKHLRRWSHNMVLIIGLERIAEELMGRRKWHQYQDILAKNYLLEEELMDRREWVPVKTCSSCDVNIDLSVADHSPAELEPSSETGSLSGGSRSAESPEPEPGRRSSSTPPPAASEPCRADDRSPPPPPLLLLPNPTAAAAAAAMAAVASLNNSSSSSSTTTMTPAGGPPSPSALDAAAAGLPKWLLAAATLRLQETTAAAAAAAAAATAANSAAISCRSPPAHRHHQQQQQQQQQQQQQQQQQSLDQPLDLSAKSNNNNVSGPGGNASSSPASSTPSCPSLPSTPSSSELKNASSTVAAAVAINPFTSDLITTDMVNQLRDLIPGTPTFPPHQSLNVPMLTTNNNRNIFKSKTVKQPSHMAGRKTYTEDELQKALRDIQSGKLGTRRAAVIYGIPRSTLRNKVYKLAHERDSNSGGGVGVGVIRDPSTGEDDPSNGPVTELLPLLTEDDDDEDRDMASVGEDECTSRAAVAADNKDTKDNKDRHHAPQPHHQQPPQHHSQQPRTASSYMTVEDLLRITAEQQQQAVAALPNAETLRLFLQHYANNKLLLNRPEPHYRSRDVSMTDGRSPSPPSTSTAPRFPPMSADLWPAAAAAAAAAAALDPQHMGTYLSQLLSSSVAAGPPSAVLGSPRLLPPHDSPPPPPPPPPPQQQQQQMPVTHHQHELFLKDFTVKDLMRKILDEEQQQQMQHLQHQFSNKLADPRRWSSNGCSSSEPMDTGRSNDDDSNPSNVILRIPSYKPVPGGKGSDYELVTCVRDIRSPGRANSVRSDTSSPPSSSGGGVGNKHPVNLRDAIAKSITQRFQSTSDQAIPPPIPAVESFARAYQQYQQQHHHHQQQQQHHHHLQQQQQHGISTSFGTGNPVIRNHNNNNLQQDDCRKRVPTPTNKTSSVVTPSSNVAGFHTGSSSSSSSNSASAAAAAAAAAAAAAAGGKGTRPKRGKYRNYDRDSLVEAVRAVQRGEMSVHRAGSYYGVPHSTLEYKVKERHLMRPRKREPKNPPASSSAFTSVVAEHHPDRKKSSSDLSSSSSVVRPADKTTTTSSSSSSATPPSIKLPAHVQFPAQQQLSPLQTPNGLKMFDAAGPVGPYQPSFPFWAPSPFHVPMDFQRNPVAFGPMSIMQRIQAESRLHHHQAAAASIASLGKNAREVAENLYDGTDNGSFLDGIIRSSLETGLKSAAAMAAVQAAAKSATKGGDGEGSGGDDDCSRDGSPRVAGAENDGDRHMEDLAATPPSCQDSAADSDDEKPRTESPDGQEHRHQLHDDSEHETNADRASTASPEHATETENDDDDNDAIV is encoded by the exons GAGCCATCGTCTGAAACGGGAAGCTTGAGCGGCGGCAGTCGCAGCGCAGAGAGTCCGGAACCGGAACCGGGCAGGCGGTCGTCTTCCACACCGCCCCCGGCTGCATCAGAGCCGTGTCGCGCCGATGACCGgtcgccgccaccaccgccactGCTGTTGCTGCCCAACCCCAcggccgctgccgccgccgccgcaatgGCCGCGGTCGCGTCTCTGAACAactcgtcgtcgtcatcgtccaCAACGACGATGACACCTGCGGGCGGGCCACCATCGCCCAGCGCGCTGGATGCTGCGGCCGCCGGCTTGCCGAAATGGCTGTTGGCCGCCGCCACGCTGAGGCTGCAAGAGACCACAGCCGCCgcggcagcagcagcagccgcGGCCACGGCTGCGAACTCAGCGGCCATCAGCTGTAGGTCGCCACCTGCCCACCGTCACCaccaacagcaacagcagcaacaacagcaacaacaacaacaacaacaacaacagtcgCTCGATCAACCGCTCGATCTCAGCGCTAagagcaacaacaacaacgtcAGCGGTCCGGGAGGCAACGCTTCGTCGTCGCCCGCGTCGTCCACGCCGTCGTGCCCGAGCTTGCCGTCAACGCCGTCGTCGTCCGAGCTAAAAAACGCGTCCTccaccgtcgccgccgccgttgcCATAAACCCGTTCACGTCAGATCTCATCACCACGGACATGGTTAACCAGCTGCGTGACCTTATACCGGGTACGCCCACGTTCCCACCGCACCAATCGCTCAATGTGCCCATGCTCACCACCAACAACAACCGGAACATATTCAA ATCGAAGACGGTGAAACAGCCCAGTCACATGGCCGGCCGGAAGACTTACACGGAGGACGAGTTGCAAAAGGCGCTTCGGGACATCCAGAGTGGCAAATTGGGCACGAGACGTGCGGCCGTCATATACGGCATACCCAGGTCAACGTTGCGGAACAAGGTGTACAAGTTGGCGCACGAACGGGACAGTAACAGTGGTGGTGGCGTAGGAGTCGGCGTTATCAGGGATCCGTCGACGGGTGAAGACGACCCGTCCAATGGACCAGTCACTGAGCTGTTGCCGTTGCTGACCGAGGATGACGACGACGAGGACAGGGACATGGCGTCCGTGGGCGAAGACGAGTGCACAAGCAGAGCAGCAGTGGCGGCGGACAACAAGGACACCAAGGACAACAAGGACCGCCACCACGCGCCACAGCCGCACCATCAACAACCACCGCAACACCACAGCCAGCAGCCCAGGACAGCGTCGTCGTACATGACCGTCGAAGACTTGTTGCGGATCACGGCGGAACAACAGCAGCAGGCGGTCGCGGCCTTGCCCAACGCCGAGACGCTCCGACTGTTCCTGCAACACTACGCCAACAACAAACTGCTGCTAAACAGGCCAGAACCGCATTACCGTAGCCGCGACGTATCTATGACTGACGGCCGATCGCCGTCGCCACCATCCACCTCCACCGCCCCCAGGTTTCCGCCCATGTCAGCGGACCTATGGCCGGCAGCTGCAGCTGCTGCGGCCGCGGCTGCGGCCTTGGACCCACAACACATGGGAACCTATCTATCGCAGTTGCTGTCTTCATCGGTGGCAGCAGGGCCACCTTCAGCTGTACTAGGATCGCCACGCTTATTGCCACCACATGACAgtccaccaccgccaccaccgccaccgccaccgcagcagcagcagcagcaaatGCCTGTGACCCACCACCAGCATGAATTATTCCTAAAAGATTTCACCGTCAAGGACTTGATGCGTAAAATACTGGACGAAGAGCAACAACAGCAGATGCAGCACTTGCAGCATCAGTTCAGCAACAAGTTGGCAGACCCGAGACGGTGGTCGTCGAACGGCTGCAGTTCATCTGAACCGATGGACACAGGCCGCAGCAACGACGACGATTCGAACCCGTCCAACGTCATCCTTAGAATACCATCGTACAAACCGGTTCCCGGTGGTAAGGGTAGCGATTACGAATTGGTGACGTGCGTCAGGGACATCCGGTCCCCGGGGCGAGCCAACAGTGTAAGGAGTGACACGTCGTCACCACCGTCGTCATCTGGCGGTGGTGTTGGCAACAAACATCCGGTCAACCTGAGAGACGCGATCGCCAAGAGCATCACACAAAGGTTCCAGTCGACGTCCGATCAGGCGATCCCACCACCCATACCAGCCGTTGAGTCGTTTGCCCGGGCCTACCAACAGTACCAGCAGCAACACCACCAtcaccaacaacaacaacaacaccaTCACCATcttcagcagcagcagcagcatgGCATATCCACCTCGTTCGGTACTGGCAACCCCGTCATCAGGAatcacaacaacaataatttgcAGCAGGACGACTGCCGGAAACGGGTACCGACGCCCACCAACAAAACATCGTCGGTCGTAACGCCATCGTCCAACGTCGCTGGGTTCCACACTGGCAGttcatcgtcgtcatcgtccAACTCGGCGTCAGCTGCAGCAGCGGCTGCTGCGGCTGCGGCTGCGGCGGCGGCCGGTGGCAAGGGCACCAGGCCCAAGCGGGGCAAATACCGAAACTACGACCGTGACAGCCTGGTAGAAGCCGTGCGTGCGGTGCAACGGGGTGAGATGAGCGTGCACCGGGCCGGTTCTTATTACGGCGTACCGCATTCTACGCTCGAGTACAAGGTCAAGGAAAGACATCTAATGCGACCTAGGAAACGTGAGCCCAAGAACCCTCCGGCCTCGTCCTCCGCGTTCACCTCGGTTGTCGCCGAACATCACCCGGACCGAAAAAAGTCGTCGTCCGACTTGTCGTCTTCGTCGTCGGTCGTCCGGCCAGCCGACAAGACGACTACCACCTCGTCGTCCTCGTCGTCGGCCACGCCGCCGTCCATCAAACTGCCCGCGCACGTCCAGTTCCCAGCACAACAGCAACTGTCACCATTACAGACGCCCAACGGGCTCAAGATGTTCGACGCCGCGGGTCCTGTGGGCCCGTATCAGCCGTCGTTCCCGTTCTGGGCCCCCAGCCCGTTCCACGTGCCCATGGATTTCCAGCGGAATCCGGTGGCGTTTGGGCCAATGTCGATAATGCAACGGATCCAGGCTGAGTCACGGCTACACCACCACCAGGCAGCGGCCGCGTCCATCGCCAGCCTGGGCAAGAACGCCCGCGAGGTGGCCGAAAACCTGTACGACGGAACCGATAACGGCAGCTTCCTGGACGGCATCATCAGGTCCAGCTTGGAGACGGGGCTCAAATCGGCGGCTGCCATGGCGGCCGTCCAAGCGGCGGCCAAGAGCGCCACGAAGGGAGGAGATGGAGAAGGCAGCGGTGGTGACGATGACTGCAGTCGGGACGGTTCACCACGAGTAGCCGGTGCCGAAAACGACGGTGACCGCCACATGGAAGACCTAGCGGCCACTCCACCATCGTGCCAGGATTCGGCCGCGGACAGCGATGATGAAAAGCCGCGGACCGAGTCACCGGACGGACAGGAACATCGTCATCAGCTGCACGACGATTCCGAACACGAAACAAACGCTGATCGGGCGTCCACAGCTTCGCCCGAACATGCGACCGAAACGGAAAACGACGACGATGACAACGATGCGATCGTCTGA
- the LOC100161761 gene encoding mushroom body large-type Kenyon cell-specific protein 1 isoform X2, whose product MGRRKWHQYQDILAKNYLLEEELMDRREWVPVKTCSSCDVNIDLSVADHSPAELEPSSETGSLSGGSRSAESPEPEPGRRSSSTPPPAASEPCRADDRSPPPPPLLLLPNPTAAAAAAAMAAVASLNNSSSSSSTTTMTPAGGPPSPSALDAAAAGLPKWLLAAATLRLQETTAAAAAAAAAATAANSAAISCRSPPAHRHHQQQQQQQQQQQQQQQQQSLDQPLDLSAKSNNNNVSGPGGNASSSPASSTPSCPSLPSTPSSSELKNASSTVAAAVAINPFTSDLITTDMVNQLRDLIPGTPTFPPHQSLNVPMLTTNNNRNIFKSKTVKQPSHMAGRKTYTEDELQKALRDIQSGKLGTRRAAVIYGIPRSTLRNKVYKLAHERDSNSGGGVGVGVIRDPSTGEDDPSNGPVTELLPLLTEDDDDEDRDMASVGEDECTSRAAVAADNKDTKDNKDRHHAPQPHHQQPPQHHSQQPRTASSYMTVEDLLRITAEQQQQAVAALPNAETLRLFLQHYANNKLLLNRPEPHYRSRDVSMTDGRSPSPPSTSTAPRFPPMSADLWPAAAAAAAAAAALDPQHMGTYLSQLLSSSVAAGPPSAVLGSPRLLPPHDSPPPPPPPPPPQQQQQQMPVTHHQHELFLKDFTVKDLMRKILDEEQQQQMQHLQHQFSNKLADPRRWSSNGCSSSEPMDTGRSNDDDSNPSNVILRIPSYKPVPGGKGSDYELVTCVRDIRSPGRANSVRSDTSSPPSSSGGGVGNKHPVNLRDAIAKSITQRFQSTSDQAIPPPIPAVESFARAYQQYQQQHHHHQQQQQHHHHLQQQQQHGISTSFGTGNPVIRNHNNNNLQQDDCRKRVPTPTNKTSSVVTPSSNVAGFHTGSSSSSSSNSASAAAAAAAAAAAAAAGGKGTRPKRGKYRNYDRDSLVEAVRAVQRGEMSVHRAGSYYGVPHSTLEYKVKERHLMRPRKREPKNPPASSSAFTSVVAEHHPDRKKSSSDLSSSSSVVRPADKTTTTSSSSSSATPPSIKLPAHVQFPAQQQLSPLQTPNGLKMFDAAGPVGPYQPSFPFWAPSPFHVPMDFQRNPVAFGPMSIMQRIQAESRLHHHQAAAASIASLGKNAREVAENLYDGTDNGSFLDGIIRSSLETGLKSAAAMAAVQAAAKSATKGGDGEGSGGDDDCSRDGSPRVAGAENDGDRHMEDLAATPPSCQDSAADSDDEKPRTESPDGQEHRHQLHDDSEHETNADRASTASPEHATETENDDDDNDAIV is encoded by the exons GAGCCATCGTCTGAAACGGGAAGCTTGAGCGGCGGCAGTCGCAGCGCAGAGAGTCCGGAACCGGAACCGGGCAGGCGGTCGTCTTCCACACCGCCCCCGGCTGCATCAGAGCCGTGTCGCGCCGATGACCGgtcgccgccaccaccgccactGCTGTTGCTGCCCAACCCCAcggccgctgccgccgccgccgcaatgGCCGCGGTCGCGTCTCTGAACAactcgtcgtcgtcatcgtccaCAACGACGATGACACCTGCGGGCGGGCCACCATCGCCCAGCGCGCTGGATGCTGCGGCCGCCGGCTTGCCGAAATGGCTGTTGGCCGCCGCCACGCTGAGGCTGCAAGAGACCACAGCCGCCgcggcagcagcagcagccgcGGCCACGGCTGCGAACTCAGCGGCCATCAGCTGTAGGTCGCCACCTGCCCACCGTCACCaccaacagcaacagcagcaacaacagcaacaacaacaacaacaacaacaacagtcgCTCGATCAACCGCTCGATCTCAGCGCTAagagcaacaacaacaacgtcAGCGGTCCGGGAGGCAACGCTTCGTCGTCGCCCGCGTCGTCCACGCCGTCGTGCCCGAGCTTGCCGTCAACGCCGTCGTCGTCCGAGCTAAAAAACGCGTCCTccaccgtcgccgccgccgttgcCATAAACCCGTTCACGTCAGATCTCATCACCACGGACATGGTTAACCAGCTGCGTGACCTTATACCGGGTACGCCCACGTTCCCACCGCACCAATCGCTCAATGTGCCCATGCTCACCACCAACAACAACCGGAACATATTCAA ATCGAAGACGGTGAAACAGCCCAGTCACATGGCCGGCCGGAAGACTTACACGGAGGACGAGTTGCAAAAGGCGCTTCGGGACATCCAGAGTGGCAAATTGGGCACGAGACGTGCGGCCGTCATATACGGCATACCCAGGTCAACGTTGCGGAACAAGGTGTACAAGTTGGCGCACGAACGGGACAGTAACAGTGGTGGTGGCGTAGGAGTCGGCGTTATCAGGGATCCGTCGACGGGTGAAGACGACCCGTCCAATGGACCAGTCACTGAGCTGTTGCCGTTGCTGACCGAGGATGACGACGACGAGGACAGGGACATGGCGTCCGTGGGCGAAGACGAGTGCACAAGCAGAGCAGCAGTGGCGGCGGACAACAAGGACACCAAGGACAACAAGGACCGCCACCACGCGCCACAGCCGCACCATCAACAACCACCGCAACACCACAGCCAGCAGCCCAGGACAGCGTCGTCGTACATGACCGTCGAAGACTTGTTGCGGATCACGGCGGAACAACAGCAGCAGGCGGTCGCGGCCTTGCCCAACGCCGAGACGCTCCGACTGTTCCTGCAACACTACGCCAACAACAAACTGCTGCTAAACAGGCCAGAACCGCATTACCGTAGCCGCGACGTATCTATGACTGACGGCCGATCGCCGTCGCCACCATCCACCTCCACCGCCCCCAGGTTTCCGCCCATGTCAGCGGACCTATGGCCGGCAGCTGCAGCTGCTGCGGCCGCGGCTGCGGCCTTGGACCCACAACACATGGGAACCTATCTATCGCAGTTGCTGTCTTCATCGGTGGCAGCAGGGCCACCTTCAGCTGTACTAGGATCGCCACGCTTATTGCCACCACATGACAgtccaccaccgccaccaccgccaccgccaccgcagcagcagcagcagcaaatGCCTGTGACCCACCACCAGCATGAATTATTCCTAAAAGATTTCACCGTCAAGGACTTGATGCGTAAAATACTGGACGAAGAGCAACAACAGCAGATGCAGCACTTGCAGCATCAGTTCAGCAACAAGTTGGCAGACCCGAGACGGTGGTCGTCGAACGGCTGCAGTTCATCTGAACCGATGGACACAGGCCGCAGCAACGACGACGATTCGAACCCGTCCAACGTCATCCTTAGAATACCATCGTACAAACCGGTTCCCGGTGGTAAGGGTAGCGATTACGAATTGGTGACGTGCGTCAGGGACATCCGGTCCCCGGGGCGAGCCAACAGTGTAAGGAGTGACACGTCGTCACCACCGTCGTCATCTGGCGGTGGTGTTGGCAACAAACATCCGGTCAACCTGAGAGACGCGATCGCCAAGAGCATCACACAAAGGTTCCAGTCGACGTCCGATCAGGCGATCCCACCACCCATACCAGCCGTTGAGTCGTTTGCCCGGGCCTACCAACAGTACCAGCAGCAACACCACCAtcaccaacaacaacaacaacaccaTCACCATcttcagcagcagcagcagcatgGCATATCCACCTCGTTCGGTACTGGCAACCCCGTCATCAGGAatcacaacaacaataatttgcAGCAGGACGACTGCCGGAAACGGGTACCGACGCCCACCAACAAAACATCGTCGGTCGTAACGCCATCGTCCAACGTCGCTGGGTTCCACACTGGCAGttcatcgtcgtcatcgtccAACTCGGCGTCAGCTGCAGCAGCGGCTGCTGCGGCTGCGGCTGCGGCGGCGGCCGGTGGCAAGGGCACCAGGCCCAAGCGGGGCAAATACCGAAACTACGACCGTGACAGCCTGGTAGAAGCCGTGCGTGCGGTGCAACGGGGTGAGATGAGCGTGCACCGGGCCGGTTCTTATTACGGCGTACCGCATTCTACGCTCGAGTACAAGGTCAAGGAAAGACATCTAATGCGACCTAGGAAACGTGAGCCCAAGAACCCTCCGGCCTCGTCCTCCGCGTTCACCTCGGTTGTCGCCGAACATCACCCGGACCGAAAAAAGTCGTCGTCCGACTTGTCGTCTTCGTCGTCGGTCGTCCGGCCAGCCGACAAGACGACTACCACCTCGTCGTCCTCGTCGTCGGCCACGCCGCCGTCCATCAAACTGCCCGCGCACGTCCAGTTCCCAGCACAACAGCAACTGTCACCATTACAGACGCCCAACGGGCTCAAGATGTTCGACGCCGCGGGTCCTGTGGGCCCGTATCAGCCGTCGTTCCCGTTCTGGGCCCCCAGCCCGTTCCACGTGCCCATGGATTTCCAGCGGAATCCGGTGGCGTTTGGGCCAATGTCGATAATGCAACGGATCCAGGCTGAGTCACGGCTACACCACCACCAGGCAGCGGCCGCGTCCATCGCCAGCCTGGGCAAGAACGCCCGCGAGGTGGCCGAAAACCTGTACGACGGAACCGATAACGGCAGCTTCCTGGACGGCATCATCAGGTCCAGCTTGGAGACGGGGCTCAAATCGGCGGCTGCCATGGCGGCCGTCCAAGCGGCGGCCAAGAGCGCCACGAAGGGAGGAGATGGAGAAGGCAGCGGTGGTGACGATGACTGCAGTCGGGACGGTTCACCACGAGTAGCCGGTGCCGAAAACGACGGTGACCGCCACATGGAAGACCTAGCGGCCACTCCACCATCGTGCCAGGATTCGGCCGCGGACAGCGATGATGAAAAGCCGCGGACCGAGTCACCGGACGGACAGGAACATCGTCATCAGCTGCACGACGATTCCGAACACGAAACAAACGCTGATCGGGCGTCCACAGCTTCGCCCGAACATGCGACCGAAACGGAAAACGACGACGATGACAACGATGCGATCGTCTGA